A single genomic interval of Antarcticibacterium arcticum harbors:
- a CDS encoding transmembrane 220 family protein yields the protein MKIANVLFAVIFLVSAFVQHNDPDPLLWMSIYGYGALVCMLAIFGKDSRVLHYAGLVVFIFYAIYLFFAPNGVYTWFSLHSAENITGSMSDDKPWIENTREFFGLLILSFAHILNLLFRKSLRNKRTQIVDK from the coding sequence GTGAAAATAGCCAATGTATTATTTGCAGTAATTTTTCTTGTTTCTGCCTTTGTACAACACAACGATCCGGATCCACTTTTATGGATGTCTATTTACGGATATGGAGCGCTAGTCTGCATGCTGGCTATTTTCGGGAAGGATAGTAGGGTTTTGCATTATGCAGGTCTGGTCGTTTTCATTTTTTACGCTATTTACTTATTCTTTGCTCCCAATGGCGTCTACACCTGGTTCAGCTTGCATTCTGCGGAAAATATCACCGGTTCCATGTCTGATGATAAGCCCTGGATAGAAAACACCAGGGAATTTTTCGGACTGCTCATCCTAAGTTTTGCACATATTCTCAACCTGCTTTTTCGAAAGTCACTTAGAAATAAAAGAACACAGATTGTTGACAAATGA
- a CDS encoding TonB-dependent receptor, producing the protein MNKEIYLGILFSLFTFLLNAQEFGTLQGRVISDSSEPVANSEVRLLNTSFQTRTGVDGYFSFQEVPYGSYVMSIQKSGFSETIRNITVDSEIAELEVILSSEGERLREVVVTAQKREEIIQKIPLSITSLSAENIEQSQIQNVNDLTAISPNLYASDPGDRRTVTSIRGIVTTSYDPAIATYIDGVNQYNLDTYITQLFDIERIEVLRGPQGTLYGRNAMGGVINIITKKPEDEMTVFGEATVGNYNQQRYMAGFRTPLGEKFFFGAAALYEERDGFYTNEFTGSSYDEQYNFSGNYYLKYLFSSTWDATVNIKHFTAENKGAFPLNVGMEAAFEDPFTLNQNEISTMKDNTFNTSLVIDHKGKNLNFSSQTAYQQNYRYYETPIDADFSPLDALSIINDYGKDWNTVKVATQEFRFSSPSRSDKNLEWTAGTYMFYQESPVKQATHFGEDAALVGSEQTNYSLINTTESTGKGIAFFGQLNYQLTDKIGVIAGLRYDNEYKKQSVLGEYQLDSDTEPQFEYQPDSTATANFNAFSPKIGLTYDLSEENLIFLTYSRGFRAGGLTPLSSDPSQPPLFKYQPEFSNNYELGTKNSFLENKLLVNATLFYTEVTDVRVPTLVLPDAVIVTRNTGSLTSKGFEVELRALLTRGLEFSYNLGFTDASYESLLIAQDGNEVNLQENKQIYTPEVTSMFSLQYNSDLGFGSNWNFSARAEWKYLGEQYFDLANNLRQEPYNLYNGNLGFSYKDVELMIWGRNIFDTRYISYGYNFGAVHLGNPATMGMTILLEM; encoded by the coding sequence ATGAATAAAGAAATATACTTAGGAATTCTTTTCAGTCTTTTTACCTTCCTTTTAAACGCACAGGAATTTGGCACTTTGCAAGGAAGAGTGATTTCAGATTCTTCTGAGCCAGTGGCAAATTCTGAAGTAAGGTTATTGAACACTTCTTTTCAAACCCGTACTGGAGTCGATGGATATTTCTCCTTTCAGGAAGTACCCTATGGCTCATATGTAATGAGTATTCAAAAGTCAGGGTTTTCAGAAACTATACGAAATATTACCGTCGATTCAGAAATAGCTGAACTTGAAGTGATTTTAAGTTCCGAAGGGGAACGCCTAAGGGAAGTGGTTGTAACTGCTCAAAAACGAGAGGAAATTATTCAGAAGATTCCCCTTAGTATTACAAGTCTTTCTGCTGAGAATATAGAACAGAGCCAGATCCAGAATGTGAATGATCTTACAGCAATTTCCCCTAACCTCTACGCCAGTGATCCGGGCGATCGCAGAACAGTAACTTCTATAAGAGGGATCGTAACCACTTCTTACGATCCTGCCATTGCCACTTATATTGACGGTGTAAACCAGTATAACCTCGACACCTATATTACCCAGCTTTTCGACATTGAAAGAATTGAAGTTTTACGGGGACCACAAGGAACTCTTTACGGAAGAAATGCTATGGGTGGGGTTATCAATATCATAACTAAAAAACCTGAAGATGAAATGACTGTTTTTGGAGAGGCCACAGTGGGCAACTATAATCAACAGCGCTATATGGCAGGATTTAGGACTCCTTTAGGAGAAAAATTCTTTTTTGGAGCGGCCGCCCTTTATGAGGAAAGAGATGGATTCTATACCAATGAGTTCACCGGTTCGAGCTATGATGAACAATATAATTTCTCAGGAAATTACTACCTGAAGTACCTCTTTAGCTCCACCTGGGATGCAACTGTAAATATTAAACATTTTACCGCTGAAAATAAAGGAGCTTTTCCTTTAAACGTTGGAATGGAGGCTGCTTTTGAAGATCCCTTTACTTTAAATCAAAATGAGATCTCCACCATGAAGGACAATACTTTCAATACTTCTTTGGTGATTGATCATAAAGGAAAAAACCTAAATTTTAGTTCTCAAACCGCTTATCAACAGAATTACAGGTATTATGAAACTCCCATTGATGCAGATTTTTCTCCTCTGGATGCTCTGTCGATTATTAATGACTATGGAAAAGACTGGAATACAGTAAAAGTGGCTACACAGGAATTCCGATTCTCCTCTCCCAGCAGATCGGACAAAAACCTGGAATGGACTGCAGGAACTTATATGTTCTACCAGGAAAGCCCGGTAAAGCAAGCTACCCATTTTGGTGAAGATGCCGCCCTTGTGGGATCGGAGCAAACAAACTACTCGCTTATCAATACCACCGAATCAACAGGTAAAGGAATTGCCTTTTTTGGGCAGCTAAATTATCAGCTTACTGATAAAATTGGGGTCATCGCTGGATTGCGATACGATAATGAATACAAGAAGCAGTCTGTGCTTGGAGAATACCAGCTGGATTCTGATACCGAACCACAATTTGAATATCAACCTGACTCTACGGCCACTGCAAATTTCAATGCTTTCTCTCCAAAAATCGGCTTAACTTATGATCTTTCAGAAGAAAACCTCATCTTCCTTACCTACAGCCGTGGGTTCCGGGCCGGCGGACTTACTCCTCTGAGTTCCGACCCTTCCCAGCCACCTTTATTTAAATATCAACCAGAGTTCAGTAACAATTATGAATTAGGTACAAAAAATTCCTTTTTGGAGAATAAGCTGCTTGTGAATGCAACTCTATTTTATACGGAAGTGACAGACGTCCGGGTGCCAACGTTGGTATTGCCAGATGCAGTCATTGTTACCCGCAATACCGGAAGTCTTACCAGCAAAGGTTTTGAAGTAGAACTTCGTGCTTTGCTCACCCGTGGCCTTGAATTTAGTTATAACCTGGGCTTTACTGATGCGAGTTATGAATCACTCCTTATAGCTCAGGATGGAAACGAGGTAAACCTGCAGGAAAACAAACAAATCTATACACCCGAGGTAACTTCTATGTTCTCACTCCAATATAATTCAGATCTAGGATTTGGTAGTAACTGGAATTTCAGTGCCCGTGCAGAGTGGAAATACCTTGGAGAACAATATTTTGATCTTGCTAATAATCTAAGGCAGGAGCCATATAATTTATACAATGGAAACCTTGGATTTTCGTATAAAGATGTTGAACTAATGATATGGGGACGTAACATTTTTGACACCCGGTACATCAGTTATGGGTATAATTTTGGTGCAGTTCACCTCGGAAATCCTGCTACTATGGGAATGACTATCCTTTTAGAGATGTAA
- a CDS encoding YybH family protein codes for MKILKLSTILILVFFSTGRIYSQNMDTEKEAVKNVMKNYKNAMQNLTTEGTFELFAKDSHIFESGGVEGSYANYIEHHIGPELGHFSKFEYSDYEIDVQVDAPYAFTTETYIYTIVTKPSENSEAKTIKKKGVATSVLKKTDGNWKIIKMHSSSRTPK; via the coding sequence ATGAAAATATTAAAACTATCAACAATTCTAATTCTGGTGTTTTTTTCAACCGGACGAATCTACAGCCAAAATATGGATACAGAAAAGGAGGCTGTAAAAAACGTAATGAAAAATTACAAGAACGCTATGCAGAATCTAACTACCGAAGGTACATTTGAATTATTTGCCAAGGACTCTCATATTTTTGAATCCGGCGGTGTCGAAGGTTCGTATGCAAATTATATAGAACATCATATAGGTCCGGAATTGGGGCATTTCAGTAAATTTGAATATTCAGATTATGAAATTGACGTGCAGGTAGATGCCCCGTATGCATTTACCACCGAAACTTATATTTATACAATTGTCACCAAACCAAGCGAAAACAGCGAGGCAAAAACCATAAAGAAAAAAGGTGTAGCGACCTCTGTTCTAAAAAAGACAGACGGTAATTGGAAAATAATTAAAATGCATTCATCTTCAAGGACCCCAAAATAA
- a CDS encoding PQQ-dependent sugar dehydrogenase has translation MKIRSFLFLTCLFTISFATFSQEKVDTQLIAENLVSPVAFVESPDESGRYFIVDQVGVIRIHTPQKGLLEEPFLNLKNKIVELKDAHEERGLLGLAFHPDYRENGRFFVYYSAPLSQDGPENWDHTSHISEFRVSPDNPNMADKGSEKIILKVDQPQDNHNAGTLAFGPDNYLYIALGDGGGANDIDMGHVLDWYGENAGGNGQDVEQNLLGSILRIDVDGEAPYDIPDDNPFVDKDGMDEIYAYGLRNPYRFSFDMNGNNDLIAGDAGQVLWEEISVITKGGNYGWNVKEGTHCFNAYNNDKEKEECPEKDKMGNPLIDPVIEFKQGGLEDGGKGLVVIGGYVYRGNELKSLDGKYIFGTWTQHHGKPAGAVFVSTPKETGMWDFQELKIAQTNSTSIGHYLLSFGQNKEGEMFVLTTDEEGPVGNTGKVFKMVSGK, from the coding sequence ATGAAAATTAGATCTTTTCTCTTCTTAACCTGCTTATTTACTATTTCCTTCGCAACTTTTTCGCAGGAAAAAGTAGACACACAATTAATAGCTGAAAATCTAGTTTCACCGGTCGCATTTGTTGAATCTCCCGATGAATCCGGAAGATATTTCATTGTTGACCAGGTAGGGGTGATCCGAATTCATACTCCCCAAAAAGGGCTTTTGGAAGAGCCATTTTTAAATCTGAAAAATAAAATAGTTGAATTAAAAGATGCCCATGAAGAACGAGGTTTGTTAGGACTTGCTTTTCACCCAGATTACAGGGAAAACGGAAGGTTTTTCGTCTATTATAGTGCACCACTTAGTCAAGATGGTCCCGAGAACTGGGATCATACCAGCCACATTTCAGAATTCAGGGTCTCTCCGGATAACCCCAATATGGCTGACAAAGGTTCAGAAAAGATCATTCTCAAGGTAGATCAGCCACAGGACAATCACAATGCAGGGACTTTAGCCTTCGGACCCGACAATTACCTCTACATTGCCCTTGGCGATGGAGGAGGAGCAAACGATATCGATATGGGCCATGTACTCGACTGGTATGGGGAAAATGCCGGTGGGAATGGACAGGATGTGGAGCAGAACCTGCTGGGCAGTATCCTGAGAATTGATGTGGATGGAGAAGCTCCTTATGATATTCCTGATGACAATCCTTTTGTAGATAAAGATGGAATGGATGAGATCTATGCCTATGGGCTTAGAAATCCATACCGGTTTTCCTTTGACATGAATGGAAACAACGATCTCATCGCGGGAGATGCGGGACAGGTACTTTGGGAAGAAATAAGTGTGATTACAAAAGGCGGGAACTATGGCTGGAATGTGAAGGAAGGAACGCATTGTTTCAATGCCTATAACAACGATAAAGAAAAGGAGGAATGTCCTGAAAAAGATAAGATGGGCAACCCTCTAATAGATCCCGTCATCGAGTTTAAACAGGGTGGCCTTGAGGATGGAGGCAAAGGACTGGTCGTAATAGGAGGTTATGTTTACAGGGGTAATGAACTTAAAAGTTTGGACGGGAAATACATTTTTGGTACCTGGACACAGCATCATGGAAAACCTGCGGGAGCAGTGTTCGTTTCAACTCCAAAAGAAACCGGCATGTGGGATTTTCAAGAGTTGAAAATTGCTCAGACCAATTCTACTTCAATTGGCCATTATTTATTGTCTTTCGGTCAGAACAAGGAAGGAGAAATGTTTGTACTCACAACCGATGAGGAAGGCCCTGTGGGTAACACCGGAAAGGTTTTTAAGATGGTTTCGGGGAAATGA
- a CDS encoding heavy-metal-associated domain-containing protein codes for MLQKFNVNGMSCGRHRQTVEKALQEVDGVTSV; via the coding sequence ATGTTACAAAAATTCAATGTTAATGGAATGTCCTGCGGAAGACACAGGCAAACAGTGGAAAAAGCTTTACAAGAGGTGGATGGTGTAACCTCAGTTTAA
- a CDS encoding copper-translocating P-type ATPase translates to MENYGDHVHNHKDNGKDRAKAEASKKEAELKDDLAEKTKHGHNKAMDHEMMDHDRQGDHEARHGHAGHDHHKMMIADFRKRFWVTLILTIPILFLSPMIQDFFGYEYLLPGNKYILFALSSVVYFYGGWPFLKGFFSEIKKGAPGMMTLISMAITVAYFYSSATVFGLEGVDFFWELATLIAIMLVGHWIEMKSVLGASKALQLLVSMMPAEAHRINGDEVEDVKLESLEKGDIILIKPGEKVPADGIIVEGESYLNESMLTGESKPVKKRTDQKIIGGSINGNGSLKAKVEHTGKDSYLNKVITMVEEAQKTKSKMQNLSDRAAKWLTYIALVIGFGTLAVWLMLGFPFVYGLERMVTVMVIACPHALGLAIPLVVAISTAVSAQNGLLIRNRTAFEESRKISVLLFDKTGTLTKGDFGVTRIESVDDKFSKEEILRLSSALEQSSEHPIAVGIIKKVKEDKVAIPNPENFNAITGKGVEANVDGMQVKVVSPGYLRDEKIDIPEDAYSDAAETVVFVLIDGNLAGYIALADEIRPESAVAIKIFKKNNIKVLMATGDNEKTAKAVSDKLGLDGYYAEVLPHQKVEIVDELQNKGEFVAMTGDGVNDAPALAKADVGIAVGSGTDVAAETADIILVNSNPQDIANLILFGKATYNKMIQNLIWATGYNVVAIPLAAGVLYSTGFVLGPAVAAVFMSLSTIIVAVNAQLLKRKIGKK, encoded by the coding sequence ATGGAAAACTACGGAGATCATGTTCACAACCATAAAGACAATGGTAAGGATAGGGCAAAGGCAGAAGCATCTAAAAAAGAAGCGGAGCTCAAGGATGACCTTGCCGAAAAAACCAAACATGGACATAATAAGGCAATGGACCATGAAATGATGGATCATGATAGGCAGGGCGATCATGAAGCCAGGCATGGTCATGCAGGTCACGACCATCATAAAATGATGATCGCGGATTTTAGGAAACGTTTTTGGGTAACACTGATTTTAACTATCCCCATCCTCTTCCTCTCGCCAATGATCCAGGATTTCTTTGGGTACGAATATCTTTTGCCTGGGAATAAATATATCCTTTTTGCTCTCTCCTCCGTCGTTTACTTCTATGGAGGCTGGCCATTTTTAAAGGGTTTCTTTTCAGAGATCAAAAAAGGAGCACCGGGAATGATGACCCTTATTTCTATGGCAATTACGGTTGCTTACTTTTACAGTTCTGCCACAGTATTCGGGCTGGAGGGAGTTGATTTTTTCTGGGAACTCGCTACCCTTATTGCTATTATGCTTGTTGGACATTGGATAGAAATGAAAAGTGTGCTGGGCGCCTCCAAGGCTTTACAGCTTTTGGTAAGTATGATGCCTGCTGAAGCACATCGTATAAATGGTGATGAAGTGGAAGATGTTAAGCTTGAATCTTTAGAAAAGGGAGATATTATTCTTATAAAACCCGGTGAAAAAGTACCTGCTGATGGTATTATAGTAGAAGGTGAGAGCTATTTGAACGAGTCTATGCTCACGGGCGAATCCAAACCGGTGAAAAAGAGGACTGACCAAAAAATAATTGGAGGATCTATTAATGGTAATGGATCATTAAAAGCTAAAGTGGAGCATACCGGAAAGGACAGTTACCTTAACAAGGTGATAACGATGGTGGAGGAGGCTCAGAAAACCAAATCCAAAATGCAAAATCTATCAGATAGGGCAGCAAAATGGCTTACTTATATTGCCTTGGTCATTGGTTTTGGAACATTGGCAGTATGGCTCATGTTGGGATTTCCATTTGTATATGGCTTGGAACGAATGGTGACCGTTATGGTCATTGCCTGCCCTCATGCGTTAGGTCTCGCAATTCCTTTAGTGGTGGCGATTTCAACTGCTGTGTCTGCTCAGAACGGCTTACTGATCCGCAATAGAACGGCTTTTGAAGAGTCCCGTAAAATTTCCGTCTTGCTTTTTGATAAAACCGGAACTCTTACAAAAGGTGATTTTGGAGTTACTCGTATTGAATCTGTTGATGATAAATTTTCAAAAGAGGAAATATTAAGGCTCTCAAGTGCTTTGGAACAAAGCTCTGAACATCCCATCGCTGTGGGTATTATCAAAAAAGTAAAAGAAGACAAGGTTGCCATCCCAAACCCTGAAAATTTTAATGCCATTACAGGCAAAGGCGTAGAAGCCAATGTAGATGGTATGCAAGTAAAAGTAGTAAGCCCGGGCTATTTAAGGGATGAAAAAATAGACATTCCCGAAGATGCTTATAGCGATGCCGCTGAAACCGTTGTGTTTGTATTGATAGATGGTAATTTAGCAGGTTACATAGCGCTTGCTGATGAAATTAGACCGGAATCTGCCGTAGCCATAAAGATCTTTAAAAAGAATAACATAAAAGTACTAATGGCAACCGGCGATAATGAAAAAACAGCCAAAGCTGTTAGCGATAAACTGGGCTTAGACGGTTATTATGCCGAAGTATTACCACACCAAAAAGTGGAAATAGTAGATGAACTACAAAACAAAGGGGAGTTTGTTGCCATGACAGGTGATGGTGTTAATGACGCTCCAGCACTTGCCAAAGCAGATGTGGGTATTGCCGTGGGTTCTGGTACAGATGTAGCCGCTGAAACAGCCGATATTATTTTAGTAAACAGTAACCCTCAGGATATTGCTAATTTAATTTTATTTGGAAAAGCAACTTACAATAAAATGATCCAAAACCTGATATGGGCAACGGGTTATAATGTCGTGGCTATTCCACTGGCAGCTGGAGTGCTATATTCAACAGGTTTTGTGTTAGGACCTGCAGTAGCAGCTGTATTTATGAGTTTGAGCACCATAATAGTCGCCGTAAATGCACAGTTGCTTAAAAGGAAGATTGGCAAAAAATAA
- a CDS encoding phosphoribosylpyrophosphate synthetase, whose translation MNNNDTLSEAISNLQKRGYTYDFNLKPECLECASLKIEIHPEDFEVDEIHRFEGMSSTDDNSVLYAISSKNGLKGLLVDAYGVYAENISEKMRRKLI comes from the coding sequence GTGAACAATAACGACACCCTTTCCGAAGCTATCAGTAATCTTCAAAAACGGGGATATACCTATGATTTCAACTTAAAACCTGAATGTTTGGAATGTGCATCACTAAAAATAGAAATACATCCCGAGGATTTTGAAGTGGATGAAATACATCGCTTTGAAGGTATGAGCAGTACTGACGATAACAGCGTTCTCTATGCTATTTCATCAAAAAATGGTCTTAAAGGACTTTTGGTAGATGCCTATGGCGTGTATGCCGAAAATATTTCAGAAAAAATGCGCAGAAAATTGATATAA
- a CDS encoding ribose-phosphate pyrophosphokinase, whose product MRTILFSLPGNEELTALLAKKMDAEVGKVTLRKFPDGESYTRILSDVKGKCVVLVCTLHEPDEKLLPLYFLSHTAKSLGAMCTCLVAPYLAYMRQDKVFNEGEGVTSSFFGELISGFADSVTTVDPHLHRISSLGEVYKVPNKVIHAADAISEWIKENIEYPVLIGPDSESEQWVSEVAKDAGAPFTVLQKVRHGDRDVEISVPDVDKYNDATPVLVDDIISTARTMIETVKHLKNAGMKPPICVGIHAVFSGNAYQDLLDSGVKKIITCNTIPHPTNAIDLSDILAKEVKKLMNQI is encoded by the coding sequence ATGAGAACAATATTATTCAGTCTTCCTGGAAATGAAGAACTCACAGCGCTATTGGCAAAAAAAATGGATGCAGAAGTTGGGAAAGTAACCTTGCGCAAATTTCCCGATGGCGAATCCTATACACGAATCCTTTCAGATGTGAAGGGGAAATGTGTGGTATTGGTGTGTACCTTGCACGAACCTGACGAGAAACTGTTGCCGCTCTACTTTTTAAGCCATACGGCAAAATCGCTTGGTGCGATGTGTACCTGTTTGGTAGCACCATACCTCGCCTATATGCGGCAGGACAAAGTTTTTAATGAAGGTGAAGGAGTAACCTCTTCTTTCTTTGGAGAATTGATTTCCGGTTTTGCGGATAGCGTTACCACGGTCGACCCTCACTTGCACAGAATAAGCTCTTTGGGAGAAGTCTATAAAGTTCCCAATAAAGTGATCCACGCAGCAGATGCCATTTCAGAATGGATAAAGGAAAACATAGAATACCCTGTACTAATTGGACCCGATTCAGAAAGTGAACAATGGGTTAGCGAGGTTGCCAAAGATGCAGGAGCACCATTTACGGTATTGCAAAAAGTGCGTCACGGTGACCGTGATGTGGAAATCTCGGTTCCTGATGTGGATAAATACAACGATGCTACACCTGTTTTGGTAGATGATATTATTTCTACAGCTCGCACAATGATTGAAACTGTGAAGCATTTAAAAAATGCAGGTATGAAACCTCCAATATGCGTTGGCATTCATGCGGTTTTTTCGGGTAATGCCTATCAGGATTTACTGGATTCCGGCGTTAAAAAAATTATAACTTGTAATACCATTCCACATCCTACAAATGCTATTGATTTGAGCGATATATTGGCAAAAGAAGTAAAGAAATTAATGAACCAAATATGA